One genomic segment of Candidatus Nezhaarchaeota archaeon includes these proteins:
- a CDS encoding glycosyltransferase, with protein MAVSVIFPVKNREEYVKRAVKTAFKAKHVMEVIVVDGGSSDRTVEVSRKEGAKVIVQSNLVYPGKGIAMRDGAYLAEGDILVFLDIDIKNLTPDFIESLAEPLINGWAEFVKGCFDRAAGRVTELVAKPLLRMFYPELAKFKQPLSGEIAGLRKLFYKVEFERGWGVDVGLLIDFYKLGAKIVEKDLGYKDHEMKPLHALTDMAYEVAEAILKRAIRDRKIDVYWAEKYLKSVKSLDLKPEVDGEFI; from the coding sequence ATGGCCGTCTCCGTAATTTTTCCAGTGAAGAATAGGGAGGAATACGTTAAGAGGGCTGTAAAGACAGCTTTTAAGGCAAAGCATGTAATGGAAGTGATAGTTGTTGATGGCGGTAGCAGTGATAGGACTGTTGAAGTCTCCAGAAAAGAGGGTGCTAAGGTCATAGTTCAAAGCAACTTGGTTTATCCAGGTAAGGGCATAGCCATGCGGGATGGAGCCTATCTTGCGGAAGGAGATATTTTGGTCTTTCTAGATATAGACATTAAGAACCTGACTCCAGACTTCATTGAAAGTTTAGCTGAACCATTAATTAATGGGTGGGCAGAGTTCGTGAAAGGGTGTTTCGATAGAGCTGCTGGGAGAGTTACGGAGTTAGTTGCTAAACCTCTTTTAAGGATGTTTTATCCTGAGCTGGCGAAGTTCAAGCAGCCTTTGAGTGGTGAGATTGCTGGATTAAGGAAGTTGTTCTACAAGGTAGAGTTTGAAAGAGGGTGGGGTGTGGACGTAGGTTTGCTAATTGATTTTTACAAGCTTGGAGCAAAGATCGTTGAGAAGGATCTTGGATACAAGGACCATGAGATGAAACCCCTGCACGCGTTAACGGATATGGCCTATGAGGTCGCAGAAGCTATATTGAAAAGAGCTATTAGGGACCGTAAAATAGATGTCTACTGGGCCGAGAAGTACTTAAAGAGCGTTAAGAGTCTCGACTTGAAGCCCGAAGTTGATGGGGAGTTCATTTGA
- a CDS encoding NAD-binding protein: MRVLLIGGGHSAYFAAETIRKIDLSGKLIIVEFTSEKVYVLSKLFPFAEMIQLDIDEVEGYIRANGRILDAVVAATESDSLNLRYCKVAKESNIPLVITIINNPLNAEIFLKEGITFIVNPYKMIPIELSEILDAKVNILYSFHRTGVQVVSIKVGDRRLLSQLKKEMAKNRDLTALFVSPVGEITNSIDEVDVGWRAYVVGYEEKVKRLLRIVEG; encoded by the coding sequence TTGAGGGTCTTACTAATTGGAGGGGGGCACTCAGCTTACTTTGCGGCAGAGACCATTAGGAAGATAGATCTTAGCGGGAAGCTCATAATAGTTGAGTTTACGAGCGAAAAGGTCTACGTTCTCTCAAAACTATTCCCCTTTGCGGAGATGATTCAGCTAGATATCGATGAAGTGGAGGGATACATCAGAGCTAATGGTAGAATCCTAGACGCGGTCGTAGCTGCTACAGAAAGCGACTCACTAAATCTTCGATACTGCAAAGTAGCTAAGGAGAGCAACATTCCACTAGTAATAACGATAATCAACAACCCACTTAATGCTGAAATCTTCTTGAAAGAAGGGATAACCTTCATAGTTAATCCCTACAAAATGATACCAATAGAGCTTTCAGAGATCTTGGATGCCAAGGTAAACATTTTATACAGCTTTCATAGAACCGGAGTTCAAGTAGTATCGATAAAGGTGGGTGATAGACGACTTCTTTCTCAACTTAAGAAGGAGATGGCTAAGAACCGTGACCTAACTGCTCTCTTCGTATCTCCAGTAGGCGAGATAACGAACTCTATTGATGAGGTCGACGTTGGATGGAGAGCTTACGTAGTTGGATATGAGGAGAAGGTTAAGAGACTATTAAGAATTGTGGAGGGATAA
- a CDS encoding ACT domain-containing protein, which yields MQSHDKDLIVITVIGVDKPGIVAGISSVLASFNVNIEDISQTVLRGFFAMIMIADMSKAKCSLNELREKLEVKAKELGVEVFVQHSDIFKAMHRV from the coding sequence ATGCAGTCTCATGATAAGGACCTCATAGTGATCACGGTCATAGGTGTTGATAAGCCTGGCATAGTTGCTGGGATTTCAAGTGTCTTGGCTAGCTTTAACGTGAACATCGAGGACATAAGTCAAACAGTTTTGAGGGGCTTCTTCGCTATGATAATGATTGCTGATATGAGCAAGGCTAAGTGCAGCCTAAATGAGCTTAGAGAAAAGCTTGAAGTTAAAGCTAAGGAACTAGGAGTTGAGGTCTTCGTTCAGCACTCCGACATATTTAAAGCTATGCACAGAGTGTGA